In one window of Echeneis naucrates chromosome 17, fEcheNa1.1, whole genome shotgun sequence DNA:
- the LOC115057614 gene encoding collagen alpha-5(IV) chain-like, whose protein sequence is MGGPVPIVPLILFALMLMADGAKNSNYRGKSRCRCEGVKGSKGDKGFLGEPGPPGSPGRPGPDGHAGPIGPKGNPGLDGPAGLKGDPGPKGREGFAGSHGLPGTPGLQGPPGPPGAPGCNGTDGDDGFPGIPGTDGVDGYPGLQGLPGPKGDSLVSANVTSGPPGLPGRNGAQGAPGFLGEPGPVGDPGPKGAAGFPGIPGAPGSKGQGGVSGTPGPRGLKGRPGPPGPPGPPGRTREFSSEGLVLKMEELKGDKGDAGEKGCKGKPGNTVYSLYTKGSKGIKGLQGPDGKQGKDGDPGQSGKMGQPGPRGYAGVPGTPGARGEKGNRGLLGPPGDILGSNPLKGYRGDPGSPGPPGNPGYRGIVGFPGPDGPPGQSSGNYVPGPQGPIGFPGSKGDPGEPGYIYTGSPGPDGDPGDQGPSGDQGPPGPPEDRSMSNRITKGPPGMKGMKGIPGARGYDGTYGKKGEKGEPCYGCVELGPQGPQGPPGLPGYNQGVGAKGDKGFPGLRGLPGKSGPDGETGFPGPPGEKGDSYSYSVPGIKGEIGDPGEPGVPGLDGVPGPPGLSGHKGNQGPPGDLYPFPAVEGDPGFPGPPGHLGIPGPVGLPGPVGYGPAGPPGSKGDVGVPGFPGVPGIPGQKGEPSHIHTKGYPGEPGNRGPPGLPGSPGYQGVSGAPGSPGPPGQKGEKGHVPFSRDQGIRGQKGDKGQPGLQGSPGRGLPGLRGPQGLSGHPGPKGDSGLGQPGLPGVPGLPGPPGDQGPTGDPGNPGVPGQSGLTGRPGSPGEKGNKGAVGPPGPPGTHDLCKGLPGPAGPPGPDGYSGIPGPNGLPGEKGHPGLPGSSYPGPPGEKGFPGTTGPTGLDGLPGKKGIKGKYGLPGPAGLTGDPGPDGLPGYGPEGLPGFLGPPGQRGYPGQPGAKGSQGPPGINGEPGFTGPPGAPSPIPIDIFGDPGEPGNIGQPGLNGPPGDIGSPGLKGQRGLQGAPGSPGYQGPPGDPGIPGKEFHKGSQGPAGESGDPGVRGPPGLKGMKGDQGIPGPPGLDGAPGPTGCKGVEGEPNYLGYGAPGPIGQKGEPGSINTNLMKGQKGEPGLGGQPGPPGRYGAKGNPGPVGRNGIPGHHGPKGSSGPPGFKGPLGQNGPPGGPGLPGIRGYPGPKGNQGQDGIPGPPGQKGDMNIIPGNPGRRGDMGQPGPPGNPGPLGLSVGASPGPMGDKGYAGRPGAPGQRGPPGRGISCAGLKGDRGWPGSPGNPGCDGPPGPPGPTGLGLKGDRGSTGFTGSPGNRGPRGDPGHQGPPGVSKPGSLGLKGDAGLPGVQGPSGERGDPGYNPGQPGPPGPRGFPGRPGLKGQPSFAKGFPEPGPPGLPGPPGTRGSPGRTGPPGRLGNQGLPGVKGVRGPSPLGQPGFPGHKGDKGSAGLPGQEGRPGPPGQKGPSGLPGGNYACHVHSFLISRHSQSIHVPDCPRGTSLIYSGYSLLFINGNGRAHGQDLGSMGSCLPNFSTMPFLFCDTNATCRYASRNDYSYWLSTDTPMPSSMEAIRGDTLAAYISRCSVCETTHNVIAVHSQTTSIPHCPQGWESLWTGYSFVMQTGIDAEGSSQALISPGSCLESFRQVPFIECHGKGTCNYYPDSYSYWMASLDASNMFSKPVPQTVKGPSLQNVISRCRVCRKLSFSAG, encoded by the exons ATGGGAGGGCCAGTGCCAATAGTTCCTCTGATTCTGTTTGCTTTGATGCTGATGGCAGATGGGGCTAAAAAT AGTAATTACCGTGGAAAATCAAGGTGCCGCTGTGAAGGAGTAAAAGGTAGCAAG GGAGACAAAGGTTTTCTAGGAGAACCAGGTCCCCCAGGGTCACCAGGCCGTCCAGGACCAGATGGCCATGCTGGACCCATAGGTCCAAAG GGCAACCCTGGGCTTGATGGTCCTGCAGGATTGAAAGGAGATCCG GGACCCAAAGGCAGAGAGGGATTTGCTGGCTCCCATGGTTTGCCG GGTACTCCAGGTTTACAAGGACCTCCAGGTCCCCCGGGGGCCCCAGGATGCAATGGAACGGAT GGAGATGACGGATTTCCTGGCATTCCTGGAACAGATGGTGTTGATGGATATCCA GGTTTGCAAGGTCTGCCTGGACCTAAG GGTGACTCGTTGGTGTCAGCAAATGTAACATCAGGGCCACCTGGGCTACCTGGGAGGAATGGGGCGCAG GGAGCTCCAGGTTTCCTCGGAGAGCCTGGGCCAGTCGGTGACCCTGGACCAAAGGGAGCTGCT GGATTTCCTGGAATTCCTGGGGCTCCAGGATCTAAG GGTCAAGGAGGTGTAAGTGGTACCCCTGGACCTCGTGGACTGAAG GGGAGACCGGGACCTCCAGGGCCACCAGGACCGCCGGGTCGGACACGGGAATTTTCCTCTGAGGGCCTTGTGTTAAAAATGGAG GAGCTAAAGGGAGATAAAGGAGATGCAGGTGAAAAGGGCTGCAAGGGTAAACCA GGAAACACTGTTTACAGCCTTTACACCAAAGGATCAAAGGGAATCAAAGGACTTCAGGGCCCTGAT GGAAAGCAAGGGAAAGATGGTGATCCTGGACAATCTGGAAAGATG gGACAACCTGGCCCCAGAGGTTATGCAGGAGTACCTGGGACACCAGGAGCCAGG GGTGAAAAAGGAAATAGAGGTCTACTTGGTCCACCTGGAGAT ATACTTGGGTCTAACCCACTCAAAGGATACCGTGGAGATCCTGGTTCCCCTGGACCTCCTGGGAATCCTGGGTATCGAG GTATTGTGGGATTTCCTGGACCAGATGGACCCCCAG GTCAGTCATCTGGGAATTATGTACCAGGGCCACAAGGTCCCATTGGCTTCCCAGGTTCCAAAGGGGACCCTGGGGAGCCTGGGTATATTTATACTGGATCCCCAGGTCCAGATGGAGATCCTGGTGATCAGGGGCCTTCAGGGGATCAGGGCCCACCTGGACCTCCCGAAGACAGAAGTATGT CTAACAGGATCACCAAAGGCCCCCCAGGAATGAAGGGAATGAAAGGTATACCTGGAGCCCGGGGATATGATGGGACATATGGAAAGAAAG GAGAGAAGGGGGAACCTTGTTATGGGTGTGTTGAACTGggaccacagggaccacagggaCCACCTGGCCTCCCTG GCTACAATCAAGGAGTAGGCGCAAAAGGTGATAAAGGTTTTCCAGGACTTAGAGGTTTACCTGGAAAATCG GGTCCTGATGGTGAAACAGGCTTTCCAGGCCCTCCAGGAGAAAAGGGAGATTCATATTCCTACAGTGTCCCAGGGATAAAGGGAGAGATAGGAGACCCAGGAGAGCCTGGTGTCCCCGGTTTAGATGGCGTCCCTGGGCCTCCAGGGTTATCAGGTCATAAAGGCAATCAAGGCCCTCCAGGGGATTTG TATCCTTTCCCTGCTGTGGAAGGAGACCCTGGTTTTCCAGGTCCACCAGGGCATTTAGGCATACCTGGACCAGTAGGCCTCCCTGGGCCAGTAGGATATGGGCCAGCTGGACCCCCAGGAAGTAAAGGAGATGTTGGGGTACCTGGTTTCCCTGGGGTGCCTGGAATTCCTG GTCAGAAAGGGGAGCCTAGCCATATCCACACCAAAGGATATCCTGGAGAGCCTGGAAATAGAGGGCCGCCTGGTTTACCTGGAAGCCCAG GTTATCAAGGTGTATCAGGGGCCCCAGGATCACCAGGTCCTCCaggacagaaaggagaaaagggacATGTGCCATTTTCAAGAGACCAGGGGATCCGAGGACAGAAAG GTGACAAAGGGCAACCAGGCCTCCAAGGTTCTCCGGGTAGAGGCTTGCCTGGTCTGCGAGGTCCGCAAGGTCTTTCTGGTCATCCAGGACCAAAG GGTGATAGTGGTCTTGGGCAACCTGGACTTCCAGGCGTCCCAGGGCTTCCAGGACCACCTGGAGATCAGGGCCCTACAGGAGATCCTGGGAATCCTGGTGTACCTGGACAATCAGGACTGACAGGCAGACCTGGTTCCCCAGGAGAAAAAG GAAACAAAGGTGCTGTGGGGCCTCCAGGCCCACCTGGTACACATGATTTGTGTAAAGGTTTACCTGGACCAGCAGGACCACCAGGACCAGATGGCTATTCAGGAATTCCAG GACCTAATGGGTTGCCTGGTGAGAAGGGGCATCCAGGTTTGCCAGGATCTAGTTATCCCGGCCCTCCTGGTGAGAAGGGTTTCCCTGGGACAACAGGACCAACAGGCCTTGATGGGCttcctggaaaaaaaggaatcaaAGGAAAATATGGCCTCCCTGGTCCAGCAG GACTAACAGGAGACCCTGGACCAGATGGTTTACCAGGATATGGACCAGAAGGATTGCCTGGATTTTTAGGCCCACCAGGCCAAAGAG GCTACCCTGGTCAACCGGGAGCCAAAGGTTCCCAGGGTCCACCAGGCATAAATGGAGAACCGGGTTTCACAGGTCCTCCAGGTGCTCCATCACCAATACCAATAGATATTTTTGGAGACCCAGGAGAGCCTGGCAATATTG GTCAACCTGGTTTAAATGGACCCCCTGGGGATATTGGAAGCCCTGGACTAAAGGGACAAAGAGGGTTACAGGGAGCACCAGGAAGTCCTGGATACCAAG GTCCTCCAGGTGATCCAGGGATTCCTGGAAAAGAGTTCCACAAGGGAAGTCAAGGACCTGCTGGAGAGAGTGGAGACCCGGGCGTCAGAGGGCctcctg GTCTAAAAGGCATGAAGGGAGATCAAGGAATTCCTGGACCACCAGGCCTAGATGGGGCACCAGGTCCAACTGGTTGCAAAGGTGTTGAGGGAGAACCAAACTACCTTGGATATGGAGCCCCTGGACCAATAGGACAAAAG GGTGAACCTGGATCAATCAATACAAACTTGATGAAGGGTCAGAAAGGAGAACCTGGTTTAGGTGGGCAACCAGGTCCACCAGGAAGATATGGTGCCAAAGGGAACCCAGGACCTGTTGGCAGAAATG GTATACCAGGCCACCATGGGCCTAAAGGTTCAAGTGGACCTCCAGGATTCAAAGGACCATTGGGACAAAATGGACCACCAG GTGGCCCAGGTCTTCCAGGTATCAGGGGTTATCCAGGACCTAAAGGCAACCAAGGGCAGGATGGGATCCCTGGCCCACCAGGTCAAAAAGGGGACATGA ACATAATTCCAGGGAATCCTGGAAGACGTGGTGACATGGGTCAACCAG GCCCTCCTGGGAATCCTGGTCCCCTTGGCTTGTCTGTTGGAGCAAGTCCTGGACCAATGGGAGACAAAGGATACGCAGGTCGGCCTGGTGCCCCTGGTCAAAGGGGGCCACCTGGAAGAGGAATTTCATGTGCTGGATTAAAGGGAGACCGAGGCTGGCCTGGCAGTCCTGGTAATCCAG GATGTGACGGCCCACCTGGACCTCCAGGTCCTACTGGGCTAGGCTTAAAAGGAGACAGGGGGAGCACAGGGTTTACAGGAAGCCCAGGCAATAGAGGACCACGAGGAGATCCGGGCCATCAAGGACCACCT GGTGTAAGCAAACCTGGAAGCCTGGGGCTTAAAGGTGACGCTGGTCTTCCTGGAGTTCAAGGGCCTTCTG GTGAGAGGGGAGACCCTGGATACAACCCAGGACAACCTGGCCCGCCTGGACCCAGAGGTTTCCCAGGACGACCTG GCTTAAAAGGTCAACCATCCTTTGCCAAGGGTTTCCCTGAACCGGGGCCTCCTGGTTTACCAGGTCCCCCTGGCACTCGCGGCTCTCCAGGGAGAACTGGTCCACCAGGACGACTAGGAAATCAAG GCCTGCCAGGTGTCAAAGGAGTACGTGGTCCCAGTCCACTCGGCCAACCTGGATTTCCAGGCCACAAAGGCGACAAAGGGAGTGCTGGACTGccag GTCAGGAAGGTAGACCTGGACCTCCAGGCCAAAAGGGTCCCTCAGGGTTGCCTGGTGGAAATTATGCTTGTCATGTTCACAGTTTTCTGATATCTAGACACAGTCAAAGCATTCATGTCCCTGACTGCCCTCGTGGCACCAGCCTGATCTACTCCGGTTactctctcctcttcatcaatgGAAACGGAAGAGCTCACGGTCAGGACCTTG GGTCCATGGGAAGCTGTCTCCCCAATTTCTCCACCATGCCCTTCCTGTTCTGTGACACAAATGCTACCTGTCGTTATGCTTCCCGTAATGACTACTCATACTGGTTGTCCACGGACACCCCTATGCCCAGCAGCATGGAAGCCATCAGAGGGGATACGCTGGCTGCCTACATCAGCAG gtgctctgtgtgtgaaaccACACATAATGTCATAGCTGTCCACAGCCAGACGACTTCAATACCTCACTGTCCCCAAGGATGGGAGTCCTTATGGACTGGATACTCATTtgtcatg CAAACGGGTATTGATGCAGAGGGCTCCTCCCAGGCTCTCATTAGTCCTGGCTCGTGTTTGGAAAGTTTCCGTCAAGTTCCCTTCATTGAATGTCACGGCAAGGGAACATGTAACTACTACCCTGACTCCTATAGCTACTGGATGGCCTCCCTCGATGCCAGCAATATGTTCAG TAAACCTGTTCCTCAGACAGTGAAGGGGCCGTCTCTGCAAAATGTAATCAGCCGTTGTCGGGTCTGTAGGAAACTGTCTTTTTCAGCTGGTTGA